In Halapricum desulfuricans, a single window of DNA contains:
- the hflX gene encoding GTPase HflX — MTETRAHTETAVIAKRVDSGSPETAEIRELARAAGYEVADELTQTRTEDPAYHIGKGKAGQLSELVARAGASVVIFDNQLGPYQTYNLGNQLPDGVRILDRFRLILEIFGQRAQTRKAQLQVELAELRYELPRAEAKASLAKRDERPGFMGLGEYDESREQDIKNQIANIREELESIEETEQHRREQRRESGFDLVALAGYTNAGKSTLLRRLADDLDVDDNEDLHPDLDSTAESEDRLFTTLGTTTRKAELDRREALVTDTVGFISDLPHWLVESFKSTLDSVYRADLVLLVVDVSEPVEEIREKLVTSHDTLYERNEAPILTVLNKIDAVDDDELQRKREALSALAPNPVAVSASEGRNVDTLRARIDEALPALRRERLVLPMTDDAMSLVSWIHDHAHVEDVEYGDQIVIAFEGRPETVEQARAKASQLEATLEP; from the coding sequence GTGACGGAGACACGAGCGCACACGGAAACCGCGGTCATCGCCAAGCGGGTCGACTCGGGGAGCCCCGAGACCGCCGAGATCCGCGAACTGGCCCGTGCGGCCGGCTACGAGGTCGCCGACGAACTGACCCAGACCAGGACGGAGGATCCCGCCTATCACATCGGGAAAGGCAAAGCCGGCCAGCTGTCGGAACTCGTCGCCCGAGCTGGGGCTTCGGTGGTGATTTTCGACAACCAGCTCGGTCCCTACCAGACGTACAACCTCGGCAACCAGTTGCCGGATGGCGTCCGGATTCTGGATCGATTCCGGCTCATTCTGGAGATTTTCGGTCAGCGGGCCCAGACCCGCAAAGCACAACTGCAGGTCGAACTCGCGGAGTTGCGCTACGAACTCCCGCGGGCGGAGGCCAAGGCCAGCCTCGCCAAGCGCGACGAACGTCCCGGGTTCATGGGGCTGGGGGAATACGACGAGAGCCGCGAACAGGACATCAAAAACCAGATCGCCAACATCCGCGAGGAACTGGAATCTATCGAGGAGACCGAGCAACACCGCCGCGAACAGCGCCGCGAGTCGGGGTTCGATCTGGTGGCGCTGGCTGGCTACACTAACGCCGGCAAATCGACGCTGTTGCGACGGCTCGCGGACGATCTGGACGTCGACGACAACGAGGACCTCCACCCGGACCTCGATTCGACCGCCGAGAGTGAGGATCGACTGTTCACGACGCTCGGGACGACGACCCGCAAGGCCGAACTCGATCGCCGGGAGGCGCTCGTGACCGACACCGTCGGGTTCATCTCCGATCTCCCCCACTGGCTGGTCGAGTCGTTCAAGTCGACGCTGGATTCGGTCTATCGGGCCGACCTCGTGTTGCTCGTTGTCGACGTGAGCGAACCAGTCGAGGAGATCCGCGAGAAGTTGGTCACGAGCCACGACACGCTCTACGAGCGCAACGAGGCCCCGATCCTCACCGTCCTGAACAAGATCGACGCCGTCGACGACGACGAACTGCAACGCAAGCGCGAGGCACTGTCGGCACTCGCGCCGAATCCGGTAGCTGTCAGCGCCAGCGAGGGGCGCAACGTCGACACGCTCCGGGCGCGCATCGACGAGGCGCTACCGGCGTTGCGGCGCGAGCGGCTCGTCCTCCCGATGACCGACGACGCGATGAGCCTGGTGTCCTGGATCCACGACCACGCCCACGTTGAGGACGTCGAGTACGGCGACCAGATCGTGATCGCGTTCGAGGGGCGCCCCGAGACCGTCGAGCAGGCGCGCGCGAAGGCCAGCCAGCTCGAAGCGACACTCGAACCGTGA
- the purM gene encoding phosphoribosylformylglycinamidine cyclo-ligase: MAEDEELTYAEAGVDIDASEAATEALIGAAGEFEGDYAGLVDIGQQYLALATDGVGTKLLVAEAVDDYSTVGIDCMAMNANDLIAAGVEPVAFVDYLAVETPDEETSEEIGAGLREGAERAGVALVGGETAVMPDVIRGLDIAGTCAGLAPKDAVFPGEAEPGDAVVGWPSSGIHSNGLTLAREAVTRDHEYTDPFPPEPDRTIAEELLTPTRIYSEVLTPLREHDAHAAAHVTGGGWTNLTRMGSYRYEIDDPFAPQPIFEFVEDVGNVDSEEMHRTFNMGTGFVAALDRDDAEAVVEDSDDARIIGRVEDGEECVAIRGLELA, translated from the coding sequence ATGGCCGAGGACGAGGAGCTTACGTACGCAGAGGCAGGGGTGGACATCGACGCCAGCGAGGCCGCGACCGAGGCACTCATCGGCGCTGCCGGGGAGTTCGAGGGCGATTACGCCGGACTGGTCGATATCGGCCAGCAGTATCTGGCGCTGGCCACCGACGGCGTCGGGACGAAACTGCTGGTCGCGGAGGCGGTCGACGATTACTCGACGGTCGGCATCGACTGCATGGCGATGAACGCGAACGACCTGATCGCGGCGGGAGTCGAGCCGGTGGCGTTCGTCGATTACCTGGCCGTCGAGACGCCGGACGAAGAGACGAGCGAGGAGATCGGCGCTGGGTTGCGCGAGGGGGCCGAACGTGCCGGCGTCGCGCTGGTCGGGGGCGAGACCGCCGTCATGCCGGACGTGATCAGGGGACTGGACATCGCCGGAACCTGCGCCGGGCTCGCGCCGAAAGACGCCGTCTTCCCGGGCGAGGCCGAACCGGGCGACGCGGTCGTCGGCTGGCCGTCATCCGGGATCCACTCGAACGGGCTGACGCTGGCTCGCGAAGCCGTCACGCGCGACCACGAGTACACCGACCCCTTCCCACCTGAACCCGACCGCACGATCGCCGAGGAACTGCTGACGCCCACGCGCATCTACAGCGAGGTGCTCACCCCGCTTCGAGAGCATGACGCTCACGCCGCCGCACACGTGACCGGCGGCGGCTGGACAAACCTCACCCGGATGGGATCGTATCGTTACGAGATCGATGACCCCTTCGCGCCACAGCCGATCTTCGAGTTCGTTGAGGACGTCGGCAACGTCGACAGCGAGGAGATGCACCGGACGTTCAACATGGGGACCGGCTTCGTGGCTGCGCTCGACCGGGACGACGCCGAAGCCGTCGTCGAAGACAGCGACGATGCGCGCATCATCGGTCGCGTCGAAGACGGCGAGGAGTGCGTAGCGATCCGTGGGCTCGAACTGGCCTGA
- the trpB gene encoding tryptophan synthase subunit beta: MSEDTGNFEGYGGRHVPEMLEEPLEHLAAAFDEIVQSEAFQEEFRTILRQYAGRPTPLYHAENLSERWGGEIYLKREDLLHGGAHKINNAVGQALLAREAGKERLIAETGAGQHGTATAMAGALFDMDTEIYMGRKDIQRQRMNVFRMRLMGATVTEVTRGGEGLADAVDAALEDFAQHIEDTHYLVGSVVGPDPFPRMVREFQSVIGKEAREQSLEQIGRLPDAAVACVGGGSNAIGLFHAFRDDDVAFYGGEGGGEGAGSKRHAAPLDEGTDDVIHGMKTRVIDDDTEVHSVSAGLDYPGVGPEHAMFRETGRAQYRAITDDEALEAFRTLSEEEGIIPALETSHGLAMARRVLEETDHETIVVNLSGRGDKDMETAAEHFDLG, translated from the coding sequence ATGTCAGAAGACACCGGTAATTTCGAGGGTTACGGGGGCAGACACGTTCCCGAAATGCTGGAGGAACCGCTGGAACATCTCGCGGCGGCGTTCGACGAGATCGTGCAAAGCGAGGCGTTTCAGGAGGAGTTCCGGACGATCCTGCGACAGTACGCCGGACGGCCGACACCGCTGTATCACGCCGAGAACCTCTCCGAGCGGTGGGGCGGCGAGATCTACCTGAAACGCGAGGACCTGCTGCACGGCGGGGCACACAAGATCAACAACGCCGTCGGACAGGCGCTGCTGGCCAGAGAGGCCGGCAAGGAACGGCTGATCGCCGAGACCGGGGCCGGCCAGCACGGCACCGCGACGGCGATGGCCGGCGCCCTGTTCGACATGGACACCGAGATCTATATGGGCCGCAAGGACATCCAGCGCCAGCGGATGAACGTCTTCCGCATGCGACTGATGGGCGCGACCGTCACGGAGGTCACCCGTGGCGGGGAGGGACTCGCCGACGCGGTCGACGCGGCGCTGGAGGACTTCGCACAGCACATCGAGGACACGCATTATCTGGTCGGCAGCGTCGTCGGACCCGACCCGTTCCCGCGGATGGTCAGGGAGTTCCAGTCGGTCATCGGGAAGGAGGCGCGCGAGCAGAGCCTCGAACAGATCGGACGCCTGCCCGACGCCGCGGTCGCCTGCGTCGGTGGTGGCTCGAACGCGATCGGGCTCTTCCACGCGTTCCGTGACGACGACGTCGCCTTCTACGGCGGCGAGGGCGGCGGCGAAGGGGCGGGCTCGAAGCGCCACGCCGCCCCGCTGGACGAGGGGACCGACGACGTGATCCACGGGATGAAGACTCGGGTCATCGACGACGACACCGAAGTACACTCCGTGTCGGCCGGTCTCGACTACCCGGGCGTCGGTCCCGAGCACGCGATGTTCCGCGAGACGGGTCGCGCTCAGTACCGCGCCATTACCGACGACGAGGCGCTGGAAGCGTTCCGGACGCTCAGCGAGGAAGAGGGGATCATCCCCGCACTGGAGACCAGCCACGGCCTCGCGATGGCCAGGCGAGTCCTCGAAGAGACCGACCACGAGACGATCGTCGTCAACCTCAGCGGCCGGGGTGACAAGGACATGGAGACCGCCGCCGAGCACTTCGATCTCGGCTAG
- a CDS encoding halocyanin domain-containing protein, producing the protein MTEPATSRRGFLRATAGGAGALAASGSATAQAAEQPDYGGYLDSANGFGGSTTDLRGQEEVTIAVGAGSDGYAFDPAAVWVDPGTTIVWEWTGAGGDHNVVGESVEFTSGDPVGEEGYTYEQTFAESAVVTYYCSPHENLGMLGAVAVGDDIPTVEVGGETGPSVSGDAKALGVASGVAMVSTLGLAYFFMKYGGDYDDLDT; encoded by the coding sequence ATGACCGAACCAGCGACGTCTCGACGGGGCTTTCTGCGAGCGACAGCCGGCGGGGCGGGCGCGCTCGCGGCCAGCGGGTCGGCGACCGCCCAGGCCGCCGAGCAGCCGGATTACGGCGGGTATCTGGACAGCGCGAACGGGTTCGGCGGATCGACGACCGACCTCCGGGGCCAGGAGGAGGTCACGATCGCCGTCGGGGCCGGCAGCGACGGCTACGCGTTCGATCCCGCGGCCGTGTGGGTCGATCCCGGGACGACCATCGTCTGGGAGTGGACCGGGGCGGGCGGCGACCACAACGTCGTCGGCGAGAGCGTTGAGTTCACCTCCGGCGATCCCGTCGGCGAGGAAGGCTACACCTACGAGCAGACCTTCGCGGAGTCCGCCGTCGTCACCTACTACTGCAGCCCACACGAGAACCTCGGCATGCTCGGCGCCGTCGCCGTCGGCGATGACATCCCAACCGTCGAGGTCGGCGGCGAGACCGGACCGTCGGTGTCGGGCGATGCGAAGGCGCTCGGCGTCGCCTCGGGCGTCGCGATGGTCTCGACGCTCGGTCTGGCGTACTTCTTCATGAAGTACGGCGGTGACTACGACGACCTCGATACCTGA
- a CDS encoding replication factor C large subunit, translating into MDWTEKYRPSTLAEVRGNDKARDALEKWADTWEDHREAVVLHGSPGVGKTSAAHALASDKGWPTIELNASDARTKDVIERVAGEAARSGTLAQGGAGRRLVVMDEADSIHGNADRGGTRAVTSLVKEADQPVILIANDFYEMSKGLRNACREIEFREVSKRSIVPVLRDVCRKEDIEFEDAALERIAEMNSGDLRGAIKDLQALTEGRDSIGAEDVITGERDTTQGIFEYLDVVIKEGDAETALKSSYDVDETPDDLINWIADNVPKDFEGAELTRAYDALARADQWLGRVRATQNYSFWKYAGDNMTAGVAAARGGQKGGWTRYGPPSYWSKLGRTKGARKTRDYVARQIATRNGTSIATARREIVPFLATMTHHCKNRELTVAMAAAYDLDASHVSFVTGSGEDTNKVQSIVEDAQQLREERTAEAGGEAFAGRASDDGDSATASGDTDGQQSIAGEPGSTDRSASAATDEGKPSEQSGADGDDQQSEDDGQTGLSDFM; encoded by the coding sequence ATGGACTGGACGGAGAAGTACCGGCCGTCGACGCTCGCGGAAGTCCGGGGTAACGACAAGGCCCGCGATGCCCTCGAGAAGTGGGCCGACACCTGGGAAGACCACCGCGAGGCTGTCGTCCTGCACGGCTCCCCGGGGGTCGGAAAGACTTCGGCCGCGCACGCGCTGGCAAGCGACAAGGGCTGGCCGACCATCGAACTCAACGCGAGCGACGCGCGCACGAAGGACGTAATCGAACGCGTCGCCGGCGAGGCGGCCCGCTCGGGGACGCTCGCACAGGGTGGCGCTGGCCGGCGGCTGGTGGTCATGGACGAGGCCGACAGCATCCACGGCAACGCCGACCGCGGCGGCACGCGGGCAGTCACGTCACTGGTCAAAGAGGCCGACCAGCCGGTAATTCTCATCGCCAACGACTTCTACGAGATGTCCAAGGGCCTGCGCAACGCCTGCCGGGAGATCGAGTTCCGCGAGGTAAGCAAGCGCTCGATCGTGCCCGTGCTCAGGGACGTCTGTCGCAAGGAGGATATCGAGTTCGAGGACGCGGCGCTCGAGCGGATCGCCGAGATGAACAGCGGCGACCTCCGCGGGGCGATCAAGGACCTGCAGGCGCTGACCGAGGGGCGAGATTCGATCGGGGCCGAGGACGTGATCACCGGCGAGCGGGACACGACACAAGGAATCTTCGAGTACCTCGACGTGGTGATCAAGGAAGGCGACGCCGAAACCGCTCTCAAGTCATCCTACGATGTCGACGAGACACCCGACGACCTGATCAACTGGATCGCGGATAACGTTCCGAAGGACTTCGAGGGGGCGGAGCTGACTCGCGCGTACGACGCGCTCGCTCGCGCGGACCAGTGGCTCGGCCGGGTCCGGGCCACCCAGAACTACAGTTTCTGGAAGTACGCCGGCGACAACATGACCGCGGGCGTCGCGGCCGCACGCGGCGGACAGAAAGGCGGATGGACACGGTACGGGCCGCCGTCGTACTGGTCGAAGCTCGGCCGCACGAAAGGGGCGCGCAAGACCCGCGATTACGTCGCCCGACAGATCGCGACCAGGAACGGGACCAGCATCGCGACGGCACGCCGGGAGATCGTGCCGTTTCTGGCGACGATGACCCACCACTGCAAGAACCGCGAACTGACCGTCGCGATGGCCGCCGCCTACGACCTCGACGCCAGCCACGTCTCCTTCGTCACCGGAAGCGGCGAGGACACCAACAAGGTCCAGTCGATCGTCGAAGACGCCCAGCAACTCCGCGAGGAGCGGACGGCCGAGGCCGGCGGCGAGGCGTTCGCCGGACGCGCCAGCGACGACGGTGACAGCGCCACGGCGTCGGGCGACACGGACGGCCAGCAGTCGATCGCCGGCGAACCCGGATCGACGGACCGGAGTGCGTCCGCAGCGACCGACGAGGGGAAGCCGTCCGAACAAAGCGGGGCCGACGGTGACGATCAGCAGTCGGAGGACGACGGACAGACCGGACTATCTGATTTCATGTGA
- the fer gene encoding ferredoxin Fer translates to MTSPYEVLGVDPDANEAELLEAYRQRVKETHPDQGGSVEQFQAVRDAYEQLRSGAVSDDGTSTDEPRASSGAETPSEPDSRPKTVTVEYLDYEVLDDHGWSLGDDDLFERARRADLDAETHGRFAVEPGETLLEAAENNGFAWPFACRGGACTNCAVAIVDGEMPPPVGHILPEELIRRGIRLSCLAAPITRDAKVVYNVKHMPDVAEFLLPASRFEKTYSRQRDR, encoded by the coding sequence GTGACCTCGCCGTACGAGGTGCTCGGAGTCGACCCGGACGCCAACGAGGCCGAACTGCTCGAGGCATACAGACAGCGGGTCAAAGAGACCCATCCGGATCAGGGCGGCTCGGTCGAGCAGTTTCAGGCCGTCAGAGATGCCTACGAACAGCTCCGTTCCGGTGCGGTCTCCGACGACGGAACGTCGACCGACGAACCCCGCGCATCCAGCGGTGCCGAGACACCGAGCGAACCGGACAGTCGCCCGAAAACAGTCACCGTCGAGTATCTCGATTACGAGGTGCTCGACGACCACGGCTGGTCGCTCGGCGACGACGACCTCTTCGAGCGCGCCCGACGTGCCGACCTCGACGCCGAGACCCACGGCCGGTTCGCGGTCGAACCGGGCGAGACGCTGCTTGAAGCCGCCGAGAACAACGGCTTCGCCTGGCCGTTCGCCTGTCGGGGCGGGGCCTGCACGAACTGCGCCGTCGCGATCGTCGATGGGGAGATGCCCCCGCCGGTCGGCCACATCCTCCCCGAAGAGTTGATCCGCCGTGGGATTCGGCTGTCGTGTCTGGCCGCGCCGATCACGAGGGACGCGAAGGTCGTCTACAACGTCAAGCATATGCCCGACGTCGCGGAGTTTCTCCTGCCGGCGAGCCGCTTCGAGAAGACGTACTCGCGCCAACGAGATCGGTAG
- a CDS encoding polyprenyl synthetase family protein — MRDVLADWQPVIDEAIAEVLPREIDEQYLTDFFGAPTYSYDPEAIQGALSDPIWDLLDRGGKRWRAVLAVQLFEGFGADPTEYLRYAIIPEILHNGTIIVDDVEDGASKRRGEPALHLEYGVDVALNAGNAMYFLPLKIVTRNSGDLDAETRLDVYEMLMYELNRTHLGQGMDIWWHNKREIQATEAEYCEMGACKTGCIGRIVARLPAIITGQSEETERRVAEYAERMSIAFQIGDDILDIEHTLDQAGEFGKEFGNDIREGKKTLMAIHAAEHAPPDEVARLEEILWAEDNTDGEIMEAIEIYQSAGSIEYARERAEDLARQARESLPREQLDREIAERLAAFTRFVIEREQ; from the coding sequence ATGCGGGACGTACTTGCTGACTGGCAGCCAGTCATCGATGAGGCGATCGCTGAGGTCCTTCCCCGGGAGATCGACGAGCAGTATCTGACGGACTTTTTCGGCGCGCCGACCTACTCGTACGATCCGGAGGCGATTCAGGGCGCGCTTTCGGACCCGATCTGGGACCTGCTCGATCGCGGCGGCAAGCGGTGGCGCGCCGTCCTTGCGGTGCAGTTGTTCGAGGGATTTGGCGCGGATCCGACGGAGTACCTTCGCTACGCGATCATTCCCGAGATCCTGCACAATGGGACGATCATCGTCGACGACGTCGAAGACGGGGCGAGCAAGCGCCGCGGCGAACCCGCCCTGCACCTCGAATACGGCGTCGACGTCGCGCTGAACGCGGGCAACGCGATGTACTTCCTGCCGCTGAAGATCGTCACCCGGAACTCGGGGGATCTCGACGCCGAGACACGCCTTGACGTCTACGAGATGCTCATGTACGAACTGAACCGGACACATCTCGGCCAGGGGATGGACATCTGGTGGCACAACAAGCGGGAAATCCAGGCCACCGAGGCCGAATACTGCGAGATGGGCGCGTGCAAGACCGGCTGTATCGGCCGGATCGTCGCCCGCCTGCCCGCCATCATCACCGGCCAGTCCGAAGAAACCGAACGACGCGTCGCCGAGTACGCCGAACGGATGAGCATCGCGTTCCAGATCGGCGACGACATCCTCGACATCGAGCACACGCTCGATCAGGCCGGCGAGTTCGGCAAGGAGTTCGGCAACGACATCCGCGAGGGCAAGAAGACGCTGATGGCGATCCACGCCGCCGAGCACGCGCCCCCGGACGAGGTGGCCCGTCTCGAGGAAATCCTCTGGGCCGAGGACAACACCGACGGGGAGATCATGGAGGCGATCGAGATCTACCAGTCGGCGGGCAGCATCGAGTACGCGCGCGAGCGTGCCGAGGACCTCGCCCGACAGGCCAGAGAAAGTCTCCCCCGGGAACAGCTCGATCGCGAGATCGCCGAGCGGCTGGCCGCGTTCACGCGGTTCGTCATCGAACGCGAACAGTAG
- a CDS encoding guanosine monophosphate reductase encodes MNNIRTGLSYGDALLVPQRSPVDSRNDADLSTQLTPGIELETPLLSAPMDTVTEAETAISLSRAGGLGTIHRFMTVDEQVEAVERVVEAGERCGAAVGIAEDTIARADAVLGAGASLVMVDVAHGHLEKTLDAVADLRDAFPDAEIVAGNVATKQGVRDLATAGADAVKVGIGPGSHCTTRRVAGAGVPQLTAVDDCADAAAPLDVSIIADGGIRTSGDAVKALMAGADTVMMGSLFAGTDEAPSEIVEIDGTKYKRSRGMATTAANEKRSDKDTDAVAPDADEGVEGLTEYKGPLADVVKEFAAGIRSGLSYVGGHTIEDARERAEFIRVAPSAQDREGAHGDHDWETVSADD; translated from the coding sequence ATGAACAACATTCGAACTGGACTCTCGTACGGGGACGCGCTGCTCGTCCCACAGCGATCGCCGGTCGACAGCCGCAACGACGCCGATCTCTCGACGCAGCTCACACCGGGGATCGAACTGGAAACGCCACTGCTCTCTGCGCCGATGGACACTGTCACCGAGGCCGAGACGGCGATTTCGCTCTCTCGCGCCGGCGGTCTCGGGACGATCCACCGATTCATGACGGTCGACGAGCAGGTCGAGGCCGTCGAGCGGGTCGTCGAGGCCGGCGAGCGCTGTGGCGCGGCAGTCGGCATCGCCGAAGACACGATCGCTCGCGCCGATGCCGTACTTGGTGCCGGCGCGTCGCTGGTGATGGTCGACGTCGCACACGGCCACCTCGAGAAGACGCTCGACGCGGTCGCGGACCTGCGGGACGCGTTCCCCGACGCCGAGATCGTCGCGGGCAACGTCGCGACGAAACAGGGGGTTCGCGATCTGGCTACGGCCGGTGCCGACGCGGTCAAAGTCGGGATCGGGCCGGGCAGTCACTGTACGACCCGCCGCGTGGCGGGGGCCGGCGTCCCGCAGTTGACGGCCGTCGACGACTGTGCCGACGCGGCCGCACCGCTCGACGTCTCGATCATCGCAGACGGCGGCATCCGCACGTCCGGTGACGCGGTCAAAGCGCTGATGGCCGGCGCTGACACGGTCATGATGGGCAGTCTCTTCGCCGGGACCGACGAAGCGCCCTCGGAAATCGTCGAGATCGACGGGACGAAGTACAAGCGGTCCCGCGGGATGGCAACGACCGCCGCCAACGAGAAACGCTCGGACAAAGACACCGACGCGGTTGCACCGGACGCCGACGAGGGCGTCGAGGGGCTGACCGAATACAAGGGTCCGCTGGCCGACGTCGTCAAGGAGTTCGCCGCCGGGATACGGTCGGGGCTCTCCTACGTCGGCGGTCACACGATCGAAGACGCGCGCGAACGCGCCGAGTTCATCCGAGTCGCACCCAGCGCGCAGGACCGCGAGGGCGCGCACGGCGATCACGACTGGGAAACCGTCTCCGCCGACGACTGA
- a CDS encoding type II toxin-antitoxin system RatA family toxin, translating into MDTIEVSTVVYRSKADVYGFLVDFPRYASLSKYLRDVRQDGDGSAGTNYRLRFAWWKLSYTAHSTVTGLDPPDRIDWRLTKDLDARGAWVLESARPPDDRDAATRIRFLAHYDPHSAGKGTIDLPRFVSLNWVIEKARPLVRKEAERIVERLVTELEGESRQAELEIRTGTDHQGSGPLESS; encoded by the coding sequence GTGGACACGATCGAAGTCAGCACCGTCGTCTACCGATCGAAAGCCGACGTCTACGGATTTCTCGTGGACTTCCCGCGGTACGCGTCTCTCTCGAAGTATCTCCGGGACGTCCGACAGGACGGGGACGGTTCAGCCGGAACGAACTACCGACTGCGATTCGCCTGGTGGAAACTCTCCTATACGGCCCACTCGACAGTCACCGGTCTCGACCCGCCGGACCGGATCGACTGGCGACTCACGAAGGATCTCGACGCTCGCGGCGCCTGGGTGCTTGAATCTGCACGTCCGCCGGACGATCGGGACGCCGCGACGCGAATCCGGTTTCTCGCACACTACGATCCTCATTCCGCCGGCAAGGGGACGATCGATCTCCCCCGGTTCGTCTCACTGAACTGGGTTATCGAGAAGGCCAGGCCGCTCGTTCGCAAGGAGGCCGAACGGATCGTCGAACGCCTCGTGACCGAACTCGAAGGCGAGTCCAGGCAAGCCGAACTCGAGATACGGACGGGCACAGACCACCAGGGTTCGGGGCCGTTGGAGTCCTCGTAG
- a CDS encoding helix-turn-helix domain-containing protein yields MSVVCEFELLSTELPLTGVAAALETILTIDDVVSGTAGAPAVVFSTTGVDPSRLEEAMDDAGPVLEHVPLESTVVESRYRVTLDTAHADVYTRLVDLRTHPMGAVVTGRGWKVSAQFADREALDAFRTACGNTGVEFRPRRVFEAEIDRTDDYGLTAAQHEALLTAHEMGYFDVPREADLSDVAAALETTTSALSERLRRGQRRLVGHTVASAE; encoded by the coding sequence ATGAGCGTCGTCTGTGAGTTCGAACTCCTGTCGACCGAGTTGCCGCTGACCGGCGTTGCAGCGGCCCTCGAGACGATCCTCACGATCGACGACGTGGTCTCGGGGACGGCAGGCGCGCCCGCCGTCGTGTTCTCGACGACCGGTGTCGACCCGAGCCGCCTCGAGGAAGCGATGGACGACGCCGGCCCGGTCCTGGAGCACGTGCCCCTCGAGTCGACCGTCGTCGAGTCGCGCTACCGGGTCACTCTCGATACGGCACACGCCGACGTCTACACGCGGCTCGTCGACCTGCGGACCCATCCCATGGGCGCGGTCGTGACCGGTCGCGGCTGGAAAGTCAGCGCGCAGTTCGCCGACCGGGAGGCGCTGGACGCGTTCCGGACCGCGTGTGGAAACACCGGCGTCGAGTTCCGGCCACGTCGCGTTTTCGAGGCCGAGATTGACCGGACCGACGACTACGGCCTCACTGCTGCCCAGCACGAGGCGCTGCTCACCGCCCACGAGATGGGATACTTCGACGTGCCCCGGGAAGCCGACCTGTCCGACGTCGCCGCGGCACTCGAGACGACGACCTCGGCGCTGTCCGAACGGCTCCGGCGCGGCCAGCGCCGACTCGTCGGTCACACGGTCGCCAGCGCGGAGTGA